A window of the Parabacteroides merdae ATCC 43184 genome harbors these coding sequences:
- a CDS encoding ABC-F family ATP-binding cassette domain-containing protein: MCISVHQLCYVHADKEPLFQNINLIVNTGQRLALVGNNGTGKSTLLRIIEGNLKPSSGEVVCSSRPYYIPQHFGQFDNLTVAEALRVDDRIKALHAILEGDASAENFTCLNDDWNVEERCLSALASWNLEHLQLSQPMCSLSGGEKTKVFLSGILVHAPEIILMDEPTNHLDVSGREKLYEMIRSGRSTLLIVSHDRTLLNLLPCICELEKSEVTLYGGNYEFYKEQKELALTALQNQLSEKEKELRLARKTAREVMERKNKSNVRSDKSSFKKGISRMAVNTLKDKAEKSTVRLNDVHEEKMASLQSSIASLQDVIPDLRALQTNFNSSDLHTGKILITADQINFGYTSSCLWKSPLNIQVRSGDRIHITGNNGSGKTTLVKLLLGELKPAAGTITRADFSYLYIDQECSVLDPGLTVFEQTERFNASHLAEHELKSILNRYLFPYETWDKPCFCLSGGEKIRLLFCCLMIGNNAPDVFILDEPTNNLDIQSVEIITAAIKSYRGTVLLISHDHYFVKEIKINRSIKLFDTGSVIKI; this comes from the coding sequence ATGTGTATATCCGTACATCAGCTATGCTATGTTCATGCTGACAAAGAACCTCTTTTTCAAAACATAAACCTGATAGTCAATACAGGACAGCGTCTTGCGCTGGTGGGGAATAACGGTACGGGCAAATCGACTTTGTTGCGTATCATTGAAGGGAACCTGAAACCTTCATCGGGGGAGGTAGTGTGTTCTTCACGCCCTTATTATATTCCACAACATTTCGGACAGTTCGACAACCTGACTGTGGCGGAAGCTCTGCGGGTGGACGATCGGATAAAGGCGCTCCATGCCATTCTTGAAGGTGACGCCTCGGCAGAAAACTTTACCTGTCTGAATGACGACTGGAATGTGGAAGAACGTTGTCTTTCTGCACTTGCCTCTTGGAATCTGGAGCATCTGCAACTGTCCCAGCCGATGTGCTCGTTGAGCGGAGGAGAAAAGACGAAAGTGTTCCTTTCTGGTATCCTTGTTCATGCACCGGAAATTATTTTGATGGATGAACCGACGAATCATCTGGATGTTTCCGGCCGGGAAAAGCTATATGAGATGATCCGGAGCGGACGTTCGACCTTGTTGATTGTCAGTCATGACCGGACGTTGCTAAACCTGCTGCCTTGCATTTGTGAGCTTGAGAAAAGTGAGGTCACACTTTATGGTGGCAATTATGAGTTCTATAAAGAACAGAAAGAGTTGGCGTTGACAGCTTTGCAGAATCAGTTGAGTGAGAAGGAGAAAGAACTACGCTTGGCCCGTAAAACGGCGCGTGAAGTGATGGAACGGAAGAATAAGTCGAATGTCCGCAGTGATAAGTCGAGTTTCAAGAAAGGGATCTCACGCATGGCAGTCAATACGCTGAAAGATAAAGCCGAGAAAAGTACAGTCCGGCTGAATGATGTCCATGAGGAGAAAATGGCTTCCCTGCAAAGTTCGATTGCCAGCCTTCAGGATGTGATTCCCGATTTGCGGGCACTTCAGACAAATTTCAATTCTTCCGATCTGCACACCGGCAAGATTCTGATCACTGCGGATCAGATCAATTTCGGTTACACTTCTTCCTGCCTATGGAAGTCACCTCTGAATATTCAGGTCAGGAGTGGCGACCGTATTCATATCACAGGAAATAATGGGAGCGGAAAAACGACCCTGGTCAAATTGTTGTTAGGGGAACTGAAACCGGCGGCCGGGACGATTACACGGGCTGATTTCAGTTATCTTTATATTGATCAGGAATGTTCCGTGCTTGATCCCGGATTGACCGTGTTCGAGCAGACGGAACGTTTTAACGCCTCGCATTTGGCTGAACATGAATTGAAATCCATTTTGAACCGTTATTTGTTTCCTTACGAGACATGGGACAAGCCGTGTTTTTGCTTGAGCGGAGGTGAAAAGATCCGGTTGCTCTTTTGCTGCCTTATGATCGGAAATAATGCGCCGGATGTATTTATTTTAGACGAACCGACGAACAATCTGGATATACAAAGTGTTGAAATAATAACAGCGGCTATAAAGAGTTATAGAGGAACGGTGTTGTTGATCTCGCATGATCATTATTTTGTGAAAGAAATAAAAATAAACCGTTCTATTAAACTTTTCGATACCGGTTCTGTTATTAAGATATAG
- the gldB gene encoding gliding motility lipoprotein GldB: MKAKLLLIFSLSFYLFSCNGQNSHIPAAVTSAAPVKINRFDKELLKLVETNDSSMQARLVREYPQMLDILGKGILNMKSPAMPGFFDKLANYYSEPTLKGLYTDAVRQYDNVSQIEQALGNGFTWLKTCFPSMQIPAIYMHVSGFNQNVLVGDSLLSISIDKYLSEEYPLYQDFFYDFQRRLMTPEHIVPDYLAGWLMSEYPFEGKENVLLDRMIYEGKIKYLIHQAFPELKPEVLMGYTETSYNWCKENESNLWKAIIERKHLYTPDLMTTNKYFDNVPSIFLASDAPGNLGSWLGWQIIDKYMRETNSTPEALMQNNDSQAILTDSKYKP; this comes from the coding sequence ATGAAAGCGAAATTATTGCTGATATTCTCTCTGTCATTTTACCTTTTCAGTTGTAACGGACAGAATTCCCATATCCCGGCAGCTGTCACTTCGGCCGCTCCAGTCAAGATCAATCGTTTCGACAAGGAGCTTTTAAAGCTGGTCGAAACGAACGACTCCTCCATGCAAGCCAGGCTTGTTCGCGAATACCCGCAAATGCTCGACATATTGGGAAAAGGTATCCTAAACATGAAGTCTCCGGCAATGCCCGGCTTCTTCGACAAATTGGCCAACTACTATTCCGAACCGACTTTGAAGGGGTTATATACCGATGCTGTCCGTCAATATGACAATGTTTCTCAGATCGAGCAAGCTCTCGGTAACGGTTTCACATGGTTGAAGACCTGTTTTCCTTCGATGCAGATTCCGGCCATCTATATGCACGTTTCCGGCTTCAATCAAAATGTACTGGTCGGCGACAGCCTGTTGTCCATCTCGATAGATAAATATTTAAGCGAGGAATATCCGTTATACCAGGACTTCTTCTATGATTTCCAGCGCCGGTTAATGACGCCTGAGCATATCGTCCCCGATTACCTTGCCGGTTGGCTGATGTCCGAGTATCCGTTTGAAGGAAAAGAAAATGTACTGCTCGACCGGATGATCTATGAAGGCAAAATAAAATATCTGATCCATCAAGCATTTCCTGAACTGAAGCCTGAAGTACTCATGGGCTACACGGAAACTTCCTATAACTGGTGCAAAGAGAATGAATCCAACCTGTGGAAGGCTATCATAGAACGCAAGCATCTTTATACGCCAGACCTGATGACGACAAATAAATACTTCGATAACGTCCCCAGCATATTCCTGGCAAGCGACGCTCCCGGAAATCTCGGCAGTTGGCTCGGCTGGCAGATTATCGACAAATATATGCGAGAAACGAATTCGACCCCAGAAGCCTTGATGCAAAACAACGATAGCCAAGCTATCCTGACCGATTCGAAATACAAGCCATAA
- a CDS encoding MATE family efflux transporter, producing the protein MQFTNKQILQITFPVLMSLLMEHMIGLTDTAYLGRVGEVELGASALAGVYYLVIYMLGFGFSIGAQVLIARRNGAQEYKRIGLVFLQGTFFLLLLASLLFTASHLYSPFFLRKLIGSDDVYQATMKYVDWRVYGFFFSFVAVMFRAFYVGITKTKILTINSVVMVLANVMLNYVLIFGKFGFPALGIAGAAIASSISEAVSVLFFILYTWKKVDYKKYGLFEYSGIDFRMLRQILGVSIWIMIQHGIAFLGWFVFFVVMEHQGERPLAITNVVRSISSFLFMFVNAFASTSSSLVSNLIGAGKPEQVMGLCGRMIRICYYFVLPLGILIALFPELVLRIYTDNLDLIAGSVSSLWVMLSSYLIAVPAFIFFFSVSGTGNTQTALLIDMASIFVYVLYALWVGIRMHADVAVCWTTEHVYDLMILSAFFYLWKGNWQNKKL; encoded by the coding sequence ATGCAATTTACGAACAAACAAATTCTGCAAATAACATTCCCCGTCTTGATGAGTCTATTGATGGAACACATGATCGGGTTGACCGATACGGCCTATTTGGGGCGGGTAGGAGAAGTCGAGTTGGGAGCGTCGGCATTGGCGGGAGTCTATTACCTTGTGATTTATATGCTTGGCTTCGGTTTCAGTATAGGCGCGCAGGTATTGATAGCTCGGCGAAACGGCGCACAAGAATATAAACGGATTGGGCTGGTCTTCCTGCAGGGGACGTTTTTCCTGTTGCTGCTTGCCTCGTTGCTGTTTACGGCTTCACATCTGTATTCGCCTTTCTTTCTGCGCAAACTGATCGGTTCCGATGATGTCTACCAGGCTACGATGAAGTATGTGGACTGGCGTGTCTATGGCTTTTTCTTCTCCTTTGTCGCCGTTATGTTCAGGGCTTTTTATGTCGGTATTACAAAGACAAAGATCCTGACGATAAATTCGGTCGTGATGGTGTTAGCCAATGTAATGCTGAACTATGTCCTGATATTCGGGAAGTTCGGATTTCCGGCGTTGGGGATTGCCGGAGCGGCGATCGCTTCATCGATCTCGGAAGCTGTTTCGGTGCTGTTCTTCATTCTTTATACGTGGAAGAAAGTCGATTATAAGAAATACGGGTTGTTTGAGTATTCGGGTATAGATTTCCGGATGTTGAGGCAGATATTGGGTGTTTCTATCTGGATTATGATTCAGCACGGGATTGCTTTTTTAGGCTGGTTCGTGTTCTTTGTCGTGATGGAGCATCAGGGAGAGCGGCCGTTGGCGATTACGAATGTGGTGCGAAGCATTTCTTCGTTTCTGTTTATGTTTGTCAATGCCTTTGCTTCGACCTCCAGTTCGCTGGTCAGCAATCTGATTGGTGCTGGAAAGCCGGAACAGGTGATGGGATTGTGCGGGCGTATGATACGGATTTGCTATTACTTCGTTTTGCCGCTCGGTATTCTGATTGCCCTATTCCCGGAACTGGTATTGCGCATTTACACGGATAATCTGGATCTGATTGCCGGTTCTGTATCATCCCTTTGGGTGATGCTTTCCTCTTATCTAATTGCGGTTCCGGCCTTTATCTTCTTTTTCAGTGTGTCGGGAACGGGAAATACGCAGACGGCATTGCTGATTGATATGGCAAGTATCTTTGTCTATGTTCTCTATGCACTGTGGGTCGGTATCCGGATGCATGCGGATGTGGCGGTCTGCTGGACAACGGAGCATGTCTACGATTTGATGATCCTGTCCGCTTTCTTCTATCTCTGGAAAGGAAACTGGCAGAATAAAAAACTGTGA